One window of Anaerolineales bacterium genomic DNA carries:
- the crtI gene encoding phytoene desaturase: MKPTALVIGAGIGGITTAARLAKNGYDVTVLEKESTSGGRCNQIVRDGHRFDIGPTLFLMPEIWEETFASLGEKMSDHLDLKRIDPTYKVHFDDGLRLELTSDIGKMQSQLEAVDKTAFTGFLGYIAEGAKHYKISVEKFVGRNFYNIFEYFSLKNLPLIFNLKALQKHYTNTSRFFKDERLKAAFTFQNMYLGLSPYDAPATYSLLQYTELAEGVWYPMGGMYAGIQALTKVAEKLGVKFVYNSPVRKLQVEGSKVVSAEAMDGKTYAADIFVGNADLPYIYKELLPDAKETKKLDEKLYTCSTIMFYWGVDKQYPQIAHHNVFLGGDYKASFDQIFEDHTLPEVPSFYVHAPARTDPAAAPAGQETLYVLVPVGHLDARSAQDWDALVNRARETVFTRLAKEMGVTDLKEHIKFEIVYQPKVWKERFNLEKGAAFGLSHNFWQVGYLRPQNRHAKYKNMYFAGASTHPGTGLPIVLLSARLTTERILKEKGTIAVQKVTKPTLNPA, translated from the coding sequence ATGAAACCTACTGCACTCGTGATCGGCGCTGGAATTGGCGGAATTACCACAGCCGCCCGCCTCGCTAAAAATGGATATGACGTGACCGTGCTGGAAAAGGAATCCACCTCGGGTGGCCGCTGTAATCAGATCGTCCGTGACGGTCACCGCTTCGACATTGGTCCGACCCTGTTTCTGATGCCCGAAATTTGGGAGGAAACTTTTGCTTCTCTCGGCGAAAAAATGAGCGACCACCTCGACTTGAAGCGCATCGACCCGACCTATAAAGTTCACTTTGATGACGGTCTGCGCCTTGAATTGACCTCAGACATTGGCAAGATGCAATCCCAGCTCGAAGCCGTGGACAAGACCGCCTTTACGGGTTTCCTCGGCTATATCGCGGAAGGCGCGAAGCATTACAAAATATCGGTTGAAAAATTCGTGGGTCGTAATTTCTACAACATCTTCGAATATTTCAGCCTCAAGAATTTGCCGCTGATCTTCAACCTCAAGGCGTTGCAGAAACACTACACCAACACCAGCCGCTTCTTCAAGGATGAGCGCTTGAAGGCTGCCTTCACCTTTCAAAACATGTATCTGGGACTCAGCCCCTACGACGCGCCTGCCACCTACTCCCTCTTGCAATACACCGAATTGGCTGAAGGTGTGTGGTACCCAATGGGCGGTATGTACGCCGGTATTCAGGCGCTCACAAAAGTGGCTGAAAAACTGGGCGTGAAGTTTGTGTATAACAGTCCGGTTAGAAAGTTGCAGGTTGAAGGTTCGAAGGTCGTTAGCGCCGAAGCAATGGATGGCAAGACATATGCCGCAGATATTTTCGTCGGCAATGCAGATCTGCCTTACATCTACAAAGAACTTTTGCCCGATGCAAAAGAAACCAAGAAGCTCGACGAAAAACTCTACACCTGCTCCACCATCATGTTCTACTGGGGCGTGGATAAGCAATATCCGCAGATCGCGCATCACAACGTTTTCCTCGGCGGCGATTACAAGGCTTCGTTCGACCAGATCTTCGAAGATCATACATTGCCCGAAGTGCCGTCGTTCTACGTCCATGCTCCGGCTCGCACCGACCCCGCCGCCGCGCCAGCAGGACAGGAAACGCTTTACGTCCTCGTCCCCGTTGGTCACCTCGATGCCCGCTCCGCACAGGATTGGGATGCCTTGGTGAACCGTGCCCGCGAAACCGTCTTCACCCGCCTCGCCAAAGAGATGGGAGTCACCGACCTCAAAGAGCACATCAAGTTTGAGATCGTATACCAGCCCAAAGTCTGGAAAGAGCGTTTCAATCTCGAAAAGGGAGCCGCGTTTGGGCTGAGTCACAACTTCTGGCAAGTTGGTTATCTCCGCCCGCAGAATCGTCACGCAAAATACAAAAATATGTATTTCGCAGGTGCATCCACACACCCT
- a CDS encoding phytoene/squalene synthase family protein, protein MQANANWENLLLSLAGHIPHPSTRPFFSYWAGDASLRAAYKQTEVITAAHSKSFHFASGLLPEEKRSAVRALYAFCRTVDDIVDEVESKKDRDYELEYWRKVVENASASTDDLVASAWADTLTRYHIPRHYALQLIDGVARDLSQSRYQTFDDLATYCYGVASTVGLMSMYIVGFKSNEAVSYAIKLGVALQMTNILRDVGEDYRNGRLYLPREELITYGIREEDIAEGRVTDNWRQFMKFQIERTRQLYAESWAGVKLLEREGQLAIGAASTFYSGILEEIENNDYDVFTRRASLSALGKVAKLPALWMKIRSL, encoded by the coding sequence ATGCAAGCAAATGCGAATTGGGAAAATCTACTACTGTCACTCGCGGGTCACATTCCGCATCCATCCACACGTCCATTTTTTTCCTACTGGGCAGGAGACGCTTCTCTGCGTGCCGCCTACAAGCAAACTGAGGTCATTACTGCTGCGCATAGCAAATCATTCCATTTTGCCTCTGGTTTGCTCCCCGAAGAAAAACGCTCAGCTGTCCGCGCTTTGTATGCTTTCTGTCGTACCGTGGATGACATTGTGGATGAAGTCGAATCAAAGAAAGACCGAGATTATGAACTCGAATACTGGCGGAAAGTGGTCGAAAACGCCTCCGCCTCGACCGATGACCTGGTTGCCTCCGCCTGGGCAGATACCCTCACCCGATACCATATCCCGCGTCACTACGCCTTGCAGTTGATCGATGGCGTCGCCCGCGACCTTTCCCAGAGCCGTTACCAAACCTTCGACGACCTCGCAACCTATTGCTACGGCGTCGCCTCCACGGTCGGACTGATGAGCATGTACATCGTCGGATTCAAAAGCAACGAGGCGGTATCGTATGCCATCAAGCTTGGCGTCGCTCTCCAAATGACCAATATCTTGCGCGATGTGGGGGAGGATTACCGCAATGGTCGCCTTTACCTGCCGCGCGAGGAACTCATCACCTATGGTATCCGCGAAGAGGATATTGCCGAAGGTCGTGTCACCGATAACTGGCGTCAATTCATGAAATTCCAGATCGAACGCACCCGACAGCTGTATGCTGAATCCTGGGCTGGCGTAAAGCTGCTCGAGCGTGAAGGGCAGCTTGCCATTGGCGCCGCCTCAACCTTCTATAGCGGCATCCTCGAAGAGATCGAAAATAACGATTATGACGTTTTTACCCGCCGCGCTTCCTTGAGTGCGCTGGGTAAAGTTGCCAAACTGCCAGCTTTGTGGATGAAGATACGCTCCTTGTAA
- a CDS encoding tryptophan-rich sensory protein, whose amino-acid sequence MKDILRQFANLFSVLIALAVNVLASTLPLNGQNTGEISDRFPVYFVPAGYVFAIWSVIFIGWIAFAIYQFQPSQKESPRLRRLGYLFALSGLANAGWLFCWHYNQFGLSVLVMLLLLGLLIASYLRLDVNRFPVSAVERWSVDIPFSVYLGWITVATVANITAWLYLFEWNGFGIADPAWAVIMIVVASMLGVAMAITRRDAAYLSVLVWAFVGIAVKQTPAPMVVNTAWIAAALMAGLIVYSLLRRARSG is encoded by the coding sequence ATGAAAGACATCCTGCGTCAATTTGCCAATCTGTTTTCCGTGCTCATCGCTTTGGCGGTCAATGTCCTTGCCTCGACCCTGCCGCTCAATGGACAGAACACCGGAGAGATTTCAGACCGCTTTCCGGTGTATTTTGTGCCCGCTGGGTACGTCTTTGCGATTTGGAGTGTTATTTTCATTGGCTGGATCGCTTTCGCCATTTACCAGTTTCAGCCCTCCCAAAAGGAAAGCCCGAGGCTGCGGCGGTTGGGTTATCTCTTCGCCCTGAGCGGGCTTGCCAATGCAGGCTGGCTTTTTTGCTGGCACTACAACCAGTTCGGTTTGAGCGTGCTGGTCATGCTTTTGCTTTTGGGATTGCTCATTGCCAGTTACCTACGTCTGGATGTGAACCGGTTCCCGGTTTCTGCGGTTGAGCGCTGGTCTGTCGATATTCCGTTCAGCGTTTATCTCGGCTGGATCACTGTTGCAACCGTGGCCAACATCACAGCCTGGCTGTATCTTTTCGAATGGAATGGATTTGGCATTGCCGATCCCGCCTGGGCTGTCATCATGATTGTCGTAGCCTCTATGCTTGGTGTGGCAATGGCGATCACCCGCAGGGATGCGGCTTACCTCTCTGTGCTGGTCTGGGCGTTCGTTGGAATTGCAGTCAAGCAAACTCCCGCCCCAATGGTCGTGAACACCGCATGGATAGCCGCTGCACTTATGGCAGGCTTGATCGTCTATAGCCTCCTTCGCCGCGCCCGCTCCGGGTGA
- a CDS encoding SGNH/GDSL hydrolase family protein produces MSLRYLALGDSYTIGESVEEAERFPNQLAALLADEGFRVEVKIIARTGWTTDELWQGIQKEDITPPYDMVSLLIGVNNQYRGRNIEEYREGFIFLLNKAIEYAGGDVKRVIVFSIPDWGVTPFAAGRNTTQIASEIDAFNQVNLEESQKAGAHYVDVTPVSRKAEEDPTLVAGDGLHPSGKMYSEWAKSALPIALGILK; encoded by the coding sequence ATGTCCCTTCGATATTTAGCGTTAGGCGATTCCTATACCATCGGCGAGAGTGTGGAGGAAGCCGAACGTTTCCCCAATCAACTTGCGGCATTGCTTGCCGATGAAGGCTTTCGCGTCGAGGTGAAGATCATCGCCCGCACCGGTTGGACGACAGATGAACTCTGGCAGGGCATTCAAAAAGAAGATATCACACCACCGTATGATATGGTCTCACTGCTGATCGGGGTTAACAACCAATATCGTGGACGGAATATCGAAGAATATCGTGAAGGCTTTATTTTTTTACTTAACAAAGCTATCGAATATGCTGGCGGAGATGTAAAACGCGTCATCGTCTTTTCCATCCCCGATTGGGGTGTGACACCCTTCGCCGCTGGGCGAAATACCACTCAAATTGCCAGCGAGATCGACGCATTCAATCAGGTCAATTTGGAAGAATCACAAAAAGCAGGTGCGCATTATGTCGATGTAACGCCTGTTTCGCGAAAGGCAGAAGAAGACCCAACCTTGGTCGCCGGAGATGGTTTGCATCCTTCTGGCAAAATGTATAGCGAGTGGGCGAAGTCCGCTCTGCCGATTGCTTTAGGTATCTTGAAGTAG
- the mce gene encoding methylmalonyl-CoA epimerase has product MPQIKAINHVAVVVEDMEKSLAFWRDALGIELHELRDVPAEKSQVAFLPLAGAEVELVMPTTDDSGIAKYLAKRGQGMHHLCLEVDDIEAMMAQLKGKNIRLINEEARTAADGKKYAFIHPESSGGVLVELYQI; this is encoded by the coding sequence ATGCCTCAGATCAAGGCCATCAACCATGTAGCTGTTGTCGTGGAAGATATGGAAAAGTCACTAGCATTCTGGCGCGATGCGTTGGGTATTGAACTGCATGAATTAAGGGATGTGCCTGCGGAGAAATCGCAGGTGGCGTTTTTACCCCTGGCTGGAGCTGAAGTGGAACTGGTCATGCCGACCACGGATGATTCCGGCATCGCCAAGTACCTCGCCAAACGCGGACAAGGCATGCATCATCTCTGCCTCGAAGTGGACGATATCGAAGCCATGATGGCGCAACTGAAGGGCAAAAATATCCGCCTCATCAATGAAGAAGCACGAACGGCGGCAGATGGAAAGAAATATGCCTTCATTCATCCCGAATCCTCCGGCGGGGTATTGGTCGAACTCTATCAAATCTAA
- the tilS gene encoding tRNA lysidine(34) synthetase TilS: MPTNVESILTEECGLVKDRPVIAGVSGGPDSLCLMETMRRAGYHLIVAYFDHQLRPESADDASMVEKTASKLGIVVEMGAGDVRKYADEKKLSIEDAARTLRYRFLFDMARKQKAQAVATGHTADDQIETVLMHFLRGSGISGLKGMSYRSVIKSFDPDIPVVRPLLDMWREETVLFCAVNGLRPRYDSSNESLNFQRNRIRHLLIPNLETYNPKFRETVLRMSHSLKGDYAFLMETLKHAWGNVVVSANDEIVAFDILRLTSMPIGLQRNLIRHAMQVLHPGVDIGYQTLKRACAFVNSPESSIPRIDLKAGLRMFREAGLIHICAPHAELPSDRWPQLQDENPISIGLGGQISLAGGWKVSCERWRLPALAKEQAEENDDQFQVWLDAAELPTAFQIRARQPGDQFSPLGMDGHSQKLSDFFVNEKLPQRARDHWPLVCAGDEIVWVPGFRPAHRHRLKDTTSDVLYFSIQHSHEKADENPQS, translated from the coding sequence ATGCCCACAAATGTCGAATCGATTCTGACGGAGGAATGCGGTCTTGTAAAAGATCGACCCGTCATTGCCGGCGTTTCCGGCGGACCGGATAGCCTTTGCCTCATGGAGACGATGCGCCGGGCGGGTTATCATCTGATTGTTGCGTATTTCGATCATCAGCTCCGTCCGGAATCTGCCGATGATGCCAGCATGGTTGAGAAGACCGCTTCCAAGCTTGGTATCGTAGTTGAAATGGGGGCAGGGGATGTGCGCAAGTATGCGGACGAGAAAAAATTATCCATCGAAGATGCCGCGCGGACCCTTCGCTACCGCTTTCTTTTCGACATGGCGCGCAAACAAAAAGCACAGGCAGTTGCGACCGGCCATACTGCCGATGACCAGATCGAAACGGTTCTCATGCACTTCCTGCGAGGGAGCGGGATTTCCGGGTTGAAGGGCATGTCGTACCGCTCGGTCATCAAATCGTTCGACCCTGATATTCCCGTGGTACGTCCACTGCTCGATATGTGGCGTGAAGAGACGGTTTTGTTTTGCGCAGTGAATGGTTTGCGCCCGCGGTACGACTCCAGCAACGAGTCGTTGAACTTTCAGCGCAATCGCATCCGCCATCTGCTGATTCCCAATCTTGAAACCTACAATCCAAAATTCCGGGAAACCGTTTTGAGGATGTCCCATTCCTTGAAAGGCGACTATGCCTTTTTGATGGAAACGTTGAAACACGCTTGGGGAAACGTTGTTGTTTCTGCAAACGATGAGATCGTTGCCTTCGACATTCTTCGCCTGACCTCCATGCCGATCGGACTCCAACGCAATTTGATCCGTCACGCCATGCAGGTCCTCCATCCGGGCGTGGATATAGGTTATCAAACCCTGAAACGGGCATGCGCCTTCGTCAATTCACCCGAATCATCCATCCCGCGGATCGACCTGAAAGCGGGTTTGCGAATGTTCCGTGAAGCGGGGTTGATCCATATCTGTGCACCGCATGCTGAACTGCCTTCCGACAGGTGGCCCCAACTACAGGATGAGAATCCAATTTCTATTGGGTTGGGTGGGCAAATTTCTTTGGCTGGCGGTTGGAAAGTAAGTTGCGAACGTTGGAGACTCCCGGCTCTGGCGAAGGAACAGGCTGAAGAGAACGACGACCAGTTCCAGGTCTGGTTGGATGCGGCGGAACTTCCCACAGCGTTTCAAATAAGGGCACGCCAGCCGGGCGATCAATTTTCCCCGTTGGGCATGGATGGGCATTCTCAAAAGTTGTCCGATTTTTTTGTAAATGAGAAATTACCCCAGCGCGCGAGGGATCACTGGCCCCTCGTGTGCGCCGGGGACGAGATCGTGTGGGTGCCCGGGTTTCGCCCTGCACACCGTCACCGTTTGAAAGATACGACGAGCGATGTGCTGTATTTTTCCATTCAACACTCGCATGAGAAAGCGGACGAAAATCCCCAGTCGTGA
- a CDS encoding site-specific integrase has protein sequence MAKSSVPAHINAKTLLPAAINGWEMFLLDQGRSLNTVKAFLSDVRLLTKYLPPDQSIGAVTTEDLNRFFEWMEKGRGVACSPKTLSRRITSVKSFFRWLHQHGTLSIDPAEKVLQRSAISPLPQVLTDDEYEAVLLTADRQRRNKKPDARPYTLVALLLNTAIKKSECLGIHVNHIELNSKNGPFLFVRYASPANRYKERKIELNDDWVASYNEYLAQYQPVDQAFPWSPRRLEYLLEDIGEEAGLEKHLSFDMCRWTSALRDYQSGIEPDKIRQKLGVSKIQWRELFIKLKQLNGEIK, from the coding sequence ATGGCAAAATCCTCTGTACCCGCTCATATCAACGCCAAAACATTGCTGCCAGCAGCCATCAACGGGTGGGAGATGTTCCTGCTCGACCAGGGACGCTCCCTCAATACCGTCAAAGCTTTTCTCTCGGATGTGCGCCTGCTGACCAAATATCTTCCACCCGATCAATCGATCGGCGCGGTAACCACCGAAGACCTCAATAGATTCTTCGAATGGATGGAAAAGGGTCGCGGCGTGGCATGCAGTCCGAAGACACTCTCACGCCGGATCACCTCGGTAAAATCATTCTTTCGCTGGCTGCACCAGCACGGGACATTGAGTATCGACCCTGCTGAGAAAGTTTTGCAGCGCTCGGCCATCAGCCCGCTTCCGCAGGTCCTGACCGACGACGAATACGAAGCCGTACTATTGACAGCCGACCGTCAACGCCGCAACAAAAAGCCCGATGCGCGCCCCTATACGCTGGTGGCGCTTCTACTGAACACCGCCATCAAAAAAAGCGAGTGTCTCGGCATTCATGTCAATCATATCGAACTGAACAGCAAAAATGGGCCTTTTCTATTCGTCCGCTATGCCAGCCCTGCGAACCGGTACAAGGAACGCAAGATCGAATTGAACGATGATTGGGTCGCCTCCTATAATGAGTATCTCGCCCAATACCAGCCCGTCGATCAGGCATTCCCCTGGTCTCCGCGCCGCCTGGAATATTTGCTGGAAGATATCGGTGAAGAAGCAGGGTTGGAAAAACATCTCTCCTTCGACATGTGCCGGTGGACATCAGCCCTGCGTGATTACCAGAGCGGCATCGAGCCTGATAAGATCCGCCAGAAACTGGGCGTTTCAAAGATCCAATGGCGCGAGTTGTTCATCAAACTAAAACAATTGAACGGCGAAATAAAGTAA
- a CDS encoding M23 family metallopeptidase has translation MQNEFKEDPQIPSKETPAPARRSVISRWIVNLMDIGLGEPLVKLGTNLFSIVVIVAVVLLARTFYRQAQVTPNEADQPPVPIEAAVQENPATDSESPSGLGINRSAQLHTNIPSRPRNELTTYTVQDGDTVFGIAEKFGLKPETILWGNYNTLLDDPHSLQPGQELNILPVNGVYWEWLGGIPFGEWARFYGVSAADVIEYPGNNIDPNTVGDYENANIKPGTWLIIPGGKRDFVSWSAPLGVTRENPASARVLGAGACDPISGGAVGYGYFIYPTNKHYLSGFDFSPQTNHNGLDFAGQTGEAVYASDAGVIVYSGWNDYGYGNMAMIDHGNGFQSLYAHLSAINVGCGQSVGQGEVIGAIGSTGRSSGSHLHFEIMAGVKVNPWDYLPPP, from the coding sequence ATGCAAAACGAATTCAAGGAAGACCCGCAGATTCCATCGAAGGAAACCCCCGCCCCGGCCCGTCGATCCGTTATTTCCAGGTGGATCGTCAATCTCATGGATATCGGGCTGGGCGAACCCCTGGTCAAACTTGGCACGAACCTGTTCTCGATCGTCGTGATCGTCGCGGTTGTTCTCCTGGCGCGGACGTTTTATCGTCAGGCGCAGGTAACACCCAATGAGGCCGACCAGCCGCCGGTCCCGATCGAAGCGGCGGTGCAGGAGAATCCAGCCACTGATTCGGAGTCGCCTTCCGGGTTGGGAATCAACCGCTCTGCGCAGCTGCATACGAATATCCCAAGCCGGCCGCGAAACGAATTGACGACCTATACGGTTCAGGACGGCGATACTGTTTTCGGTATCGCGGAAAAATTCGGCTTGAAACCCGAGACGATTCTGTGGGGCAACTACAATACTTTGCTGGACGATCCGCACTCGCTGCAACCCGGCCAGGAGTTGAACATCCTGCCAGTGAATGGCGTGTATTGGGAATGGCTGGGCGGAATTCCGTTTGGAGAGTGGGCACGCTTTTATGGCGTTTCCGCCGCGGACGTGATCGAATATCCCGGCAACAATATCGATCCAAATACGGTCGGCGATTATGAAAACGCAAATATCAAACCCGGCACGTGGCTGATCATCCCCGGCGGGAAACGCGATTTTGTAAGTTGGAGCGCCCCCCTCGGTGTGACGCGGGAAAATCCCGCTTCGGCGCGCGTCCTTGGGGCGGGCGCCTGCGACCCGATCAGCGGCGGCGCGGTGGGATACGGGTATTTTATCTACCCGACCAACAAGCATTACTTATCCGGGTTCGATTTTTCGCCGCAGACCAACCATAATGGCCTGGATTTTGCCGGTCAGACAGGTGAAGCCGTTTACGCTTCGGATGCGGGCGTGATCGTCTATTCAGGATGGAACGATTACGGCTACGGCAACATGGCCATGATCGACCATGGCAACGGATTTCAATCCCTGTATGCCCACCTGAGCGCGATCAATGTGGGATGCGGCCAAAGCGTTGGGCAGGGCGAGGTGATCGGCGCCATCGGTTCGACGGGTCGATCGTCCGGTTCGCATTTGCATTTTGAGATCATGGCAGGTGTAAAAGTCAACCCCTGGGATTACCTCCCGCCGCCGTAA
- a CDS encoding MFS transporter, with the protein MDAFRFALISRFPALGSRDYVLFLIGQFVSVIGTWMQATALPYLAYRISGRPLDLGLIGFANTLPTLLFALPAGVLVERLDKRKAVILLQAVMSVQAFGLTFLAYSGQIQIWQILILAFIYGSAIAVEVTARQAMLIELAGKEALPSAIALQTTAFNLGRVIGPLCAAWLIATFKNEGAVFLSNGISYIFVIIGLFFARTLYKVEKGTEASQGMGREFREGLRYIRSNAVVMSAILMSALLGFFGIPLVQQLPAIARDILQPILTTEAAIAARTSNLYTAQGIGAVAAAFMMAYFATANKGTTLLWGQILFILPIIALGLVTDNSLAFLLLIFIGWGTVVQLISMNTMIQVRVPNELRGRVFSVYFWGLQGVAPFGSLLIGWIAQTWTVQNAIITGGIACLFGVALVQLIFMRKNNPAD; encoded by the coding sequence ATGGATGCCTTTCGATTTGCTCTCATCAGCCGCTTCCCTGCGCTTGGTTCACGAGATTATGTTTTATTCCTCATCGGTCAATTCGTATCCGTCATCGGCACATGGATGCAAGCGACAGCGCTCCCGTATCTTGCCTATCGCATCTCAGGCCGCCCGCTCGACCTGGGATTGATCGGTTTCGCGAACACCCTCCCGACATTGTTATTTGCCCTTCCCGCCGGTGTCCTTGTCGAACGGCTGGACAAGCGCAAGGCTGTCATTTTGCTCCAAGCCGTGATGTCGGTGCAGGCGTTCGGGTTGACCTTTCTTGCCTACAGCGGCCAGATTCAAATCTGGCAAATCCTCATCCTCGCATTCATCTACGGCTCCGCCATTGCGGTCGAAGTGACCGCGCGCCAGGCCATGCTGATAGAACTCGCCGGGAAGGAAGCCCTCCCGAGCGCGATCGCGCTTCAAACCACGGCTTTCAATCTTGGCAGGGTGATCGGTCCATTATGCGCTGCCTGGCTGATCGCCACTTTCAAAAATGAAGGAGCGGTCTTTCTTTCAAATGGCATTAGCTACATTTTCGTGATCATAGGGTTGTTCTTCGCGCGAACCCTTTATAAAGTCGAAAAGGGCACGGAAGCATCACAGGGGATGGGCAGGGAGTTCAGGGAAGGATTGCGATATATCCGATCCAATGCCGTGGTCATGTCCGCCATCTTGATGTCCGCCTTGCTGGGCTTCTTCGGCATTCCGCTCGTTCAACAACTCCCCGCCATTGCGCGCGACATCCTTCAACCCATATTGACAACCGAAGCGGCAATCGCGGCACGCACGAGCAACCTGTACACAGCCCAAGGCATTGGCGCGGTTGCCGCGGCATTCATGATGGCGTATTTTGCCACGGCCAACAAAGGGACCACCCTCTTGTGGGGACAGATATTATTCATCCTTCCCATCATCGCGCTTGGGCTCGTCACCGATAATTCACTGGCTTTCCTCCTGTTGATCTTCATCGGTTGGGGGACCGTGGTGCAGCTCATCAGCATGAACACAATGATCCAGGTGCGCGTGCCGAACGAACTGCGCGGGCGCGTGTTCAGCGTCTATTTTTGGGGATTGCAGGGCGTGGCTCCCTTCGGCAGCCTTCTGATCGGGTGGATCGCCCAAACCTGGACGGTGCAAAACGCCATCATAACGGGTGGAATTGCCTGCCTGTTCGGGGTTGCCCTCGTTCAATTGATCTTTATGCGAAAAAACAATCCCGCGGATTAG
- a CDS encoding SOS response-associated peptidase — MCGRFTLTVDPAEIQDAFGNFTFPSQFASRYNIAPTQPVLAIPNDAKNKADFFVWGLIPSWAKDPSIGNKLINARGETLAEKPSFRGGFKYKRCLILADGFYEWKSPGGAKTKIPFFIHMKDRKPFAFAGLWDEWQSPDGSLRTCTIITTEPNELMSSLHNRMPVILDPKDYDLWLDPAPQTPDKLIHLIKPFPADAMSAYPVSTLVNKPGNDRPECIVPAS, encoded by the coding sequence ATGTGCGGACGTTTTACTCTTACCGTCGACCCGGCTGAAATCCAGGATGCCTTTGGGAATTTCACCTTCCCCTCCCAGTTTGCCTCCCGGTATAACATCGCCCCCACACAGCCTGTCCTCGCCATTCCAAACGACGCAAAGAACAAAGCGGATTTTTTCGTTTGGGGATTGATCCCATCATGGGCGAAAGACCCATCCATCGGGAACAAGCTCATCAATGCGCGCGGCGAAACGCTTGCGGAAAAACCGTCGTTTCGAGGCGGGTTCAAATACAAACGCTGCCTCATCCTTGCGGATGGATTTTATGAATGGAAATCCCCCGGCGGGGCGAAGACAAAAATCCCATTCTTCATTCATATGAAGGATCGCAAACCGTTCGCGTTCGCCGGGTTGTGGGATGAATGGCAGTCACCCGATGGCAGTCTGCGCACATGCACCATCATCACGACCGAGCCCAACGAGTTGATGTCCTCCCTGCATAACCGGATGCCCGTGATCCTGGATCCGAAGGATTACGACCTATGGCTGGACCCGGCGCCTCAGACTCCCGATAAGTTGATCCACCTCATCAAGCCCTTCCCCGCTGACGCCATGTCCGCTTATCCTGTTTCAACGCTTGTCAATAAACCTGGCAATGACCGCCCTGAATGCATCGTACCCGCATCGTAG